Proteins encoded in a region of the Saccharothrix ecbatanensis genome:
- a CDS encoding ABC transporter permease — protein sequence MLKATLKSVLARKLRLVLSGLAVVLGVMFVSGSFVLTDTLDRSFKDLFATAYSEVDVEVAVKSKVGEVDPDAARAGTLTAADIKTVESVDGVRTAVGDVVGSARPIGENGKVLTTSGAPRLGMAWRDTGQEEIREGHAPQRDDEVVINAYLAETGGFQVGEQLSVLTLEPKRTFTVAGIFGYPGDRGSLGGELTTAFTEATAQQLLLGTPGAYSGITVRADEGVSQTALRDRVQAEFGDAYQVKTGEQLAKESADEIGEGLAFFNYVLLGFAGIALFVGIFIILNTFSIIVAQRTRELALLRAMGASRRQMIASVVVEAVVIGLIASVVGLGAGIGVGALLANLFSTVGGGSLELAGISVPPSAIISSFAVGLVVTVLAALLPAVRASRIPPVAALREAATPDRPLTRLTVAGGVLSLAGGGLLGLGFADGTLWLIMSGLLVSFIGVALLTPLISRPVVSMIGKLLAWSMPGTLGRRNSARNPRRTAITAAALMVGISLITGVSVVLTSATTSITKVADTQIKADLIISGESSTNGQASGTFAADRMDRIVGTPGVETAFGWYSDGVLVDGQRKFGTVVTDVHAMERTFGLSATGGTVADLKDGEIGLDAVAATALNLQQGSTATVQTTKGEQRTYTVAFVLAKNRVLNDALFLPRSVAVEFALPQLNTAFIKADPGADVADVRKRLEPLFADNPEVSVQDLSSYVRQQAAQLDTVLMMIQILLALAILIAVLGVINTLALSVVERTRELGLLRAIGMRRAQVMRMITVEAVVISVFGALLGIVVGTALGVAAVQALKDMGITDLGIPWAQLGSYLLIAAGVGVVAAILPAIRAARLNVLQSISYE from the coding sequence GGCCGTGGTGCTCGGCGTGATGTTCGTGTCCGGCTCGTTCGTGCTGACCGACACGCTGGACCGCTCGTTCAAGGACCTGTTCGCCACCGCGTACTCCGAAGTGGACGTCGAGGTCGCGGTCAAGTCGAAGGTCGGCGAGGTCGACCCCGATGCCGCCCGCGCCGGCACCCTGACCGCCGCGGACATCAAGACCGTCGAGTCCGTGGACGGCGTGCGCACGGCAGTCGGCGACGTGGTCGGCTCGGCCCGTCCCATCGGCGAGAACGGCAAGGTCCTCACCACGTCCGGCGCGCCGCGGCTGGGCATGGCGTGGCGTGACACCGGCCAGGAGGAGATCCGGGAGGGTCACGCGCCGCAGCGGGACGACGAGGTGGTGATCAACGCCTACCTCGCCGAGACGGGCGGGTTCCAGGTCGGCGAGCAGCTGTCCGTGCTCACCCTGGAGCCGAAGCGGACGTTCACCGTCGCCGGGATCTTCGGCTACCCCGGCGACCGCGGCTCCCTCGGCGGCGAGCTGACCACCGCGTTCACCGAGGCCACCGCCCAACAGCTGCTCCTCGGCACGCCCGGCGCGTACAGCGGCATCACGGTGCGTGCGGACGAAGGCGTGTCGCAGACCGCGCTGCGCGACCGCGTCCAGGCCGAGTTCGGCGACGCGTACCAGGTGAAGACCGGCGAGCAGTTGGCCAAGGAGTCGGCCGACGAGATCGGCGAGGGCCTGGCGTTCTTCAACTACGTGCTGCTCGGCTTCGCCGGCATCGCCCTGTTCGTCGGCATCTTCATCATTCTCAACACGTTTTCCATCATCGTCGCGCAGCGGACCCGGGAACTGGCGCTGCTGCGGGCGATGGGCGCAAGCCGACGGCAGATGATCGCCTCCGTGGTGGTCGAGGCGGTGGTGATCGGCCTGATCGCGTCCGTGGTCGGGCTCGGCGCGGGCATCGGCGTCGGTGCGCTGCTGGCGAACCTGTTCAGCACGGTCGGCGGCGGGAGCCTGGAGCTCGCGGGCATCTCGGTGCCCCCGTCGGCGATCATCTCGTCGTTCGCGGTCGGCCTCGTCGTGACCGTCCTGGCGGCCTTGCTGCCCGCCGTGCGCGCCTCCCGCATCCCGCCCGTGGCGGCACTGCGCGAAGCCGCCACCCCGGACCGGCCGCTCACCCGGCTGACCGTCGCGGGCGGCGTGCTGTCCCTGGCGGGCGGCGGTCTGCTCGGCCTCGGGTTCGCCGACGGGACGCTGTGGCTGATCATGTCCGGGCTGCTGGTGTCGTTCATCGGCGTCGCGCTGCTCACGCCGCTGATCAGCCGGCCCGTGGTGTCGATGATCGGCAAGCTGCTCGCGTGGTCCATGCCGGGCACGCTCGGCCGGCGAAACTCGGCACGCAACCCGCGTCGCACCGCCATCACGGCCGCCGCGCTGATGGTCGGCATCTCCCTGATCACCGGCGTCAGCGTGGTGCTGACCTCGGCCACCACCAGCATCACCAAGGTCGCCGACACGCAGATCAAGGCCGACCTGATCATCTCCGGCGAGTCGTCGACCAACGGCCAGGCCAGTGGCACGTTCGCGGCCGACCGGATGGACCGGATCGTCGGCACGCCCGGCGTGGAGACGGCGTTCGGCTGGTACAGCGACGGCGTCCTGGTCGACGGGCAGCGCAAGTTCGGCACCGTGGTCACCGACGTGCACGCGATGGAACGCACCTTCGGGCTCAGCGCCACCGGCGGCACGGTCGCCGACCTCAAGGACGGCGAGATCGGCCTGGACGCCGTCGCGGCCACCGCGTTGAACCTCCAGCAGGGCAGCACGGCGACCGTGCAGACCACGAAGGGCGAGCAGCGCACCTACACGGTCGCGTTCGTGCTGGCCAAGAACAGGGTGCTCAACGATGCCCTGTTCCTGCCCCGTTCGGTGGCGGTCGAGTTCGCGCTGCCGCAGCTCAACACCGCGTTCATCAAGGCAGATCCGGGCGCGGACGTGGCTGATGTGCGCAAGCGCCTCGAACCGCTGTTCGCGGACAACCCCGAGGTCTCGGTGCAGGACCTCAGCTCCTACGTGCGGCAGCAGGCCGCGCAGCTCGACACGGTGCTGATGATGATCCAGATCCTGCTCGCCCTGGCCATCCTCATCGCGGTGCTCGGCGTGATCAACACGCTGGCGCTGTCGGTGGTCGAGCGGACCCGTGAGCTGGGGCTGCTGCGGGCGATCGGCATGCGCCGGGCCCAGGTGATGCGGATGATCACCGTCGAAGCGGTGGTGATCTCGGTGTTCGGCGCCCTGCTCGGCATCGTGGTGGGCACCGCGCTGGGTGTCGCGGCGGTCCAGGCGCTGAAGGACATGGGCATCACCGACCTCGGCATCCCGTGGGCGCAGCTCGGCAGCTACCTCCTGATCGCCGCCGGCGTCGGCGTGGTCGCGGCGATCCTGCCCGCGATCCGGGCCGCACGGCTCAACGTGTTGCAGTCCATCTCTTACGAGTGA
- a CDS encoding family 2 encapsulin nanocompartment cargo protein polyprenyl transferase, producing the protein MTDLRVDPDQRSAREVLSWSRAGVDPALRTAVDRLPDSMRAVAGYHFGWWDEEGRPTGADPGKAIRPALALLAAQAVGGAVQTALPAAVAVELVHNFSLLHDDVMDGDTTRRHRPTAWHVFGVNPAILAGDALLTLALDVVAGSGHPKAREAIRMVSASVQRLLDGQSADLAFEERGDVRLTECVRMAEGKTAALLGASCALGALFGGGRPDQVEHLRSFGEQVGLAFQFVDDLLGIWGDPEVTGKPVYSDLENRKKSLPVVAALTSDTPAARELDSLYRSEQLTVADLARAAELIDLSGAREWSQGRADDLLASAREHLRAAEPTERAARELDAVARLATARDH; encoded by the coding sequence ATGACCGACCTGCGCGTGGACCCCGACCAGAGATCCGCTCGCGAGGTGCTGAGCTGGAGCCGTGCCGGGGTGGACCCGGCGTTGCGGACGGCGGTGGACCGGCTGCCGGACTCGATGCGGGCCGTGGCGGGCTACCACTTCGGTTGGTGGGACGAGGAAGGCCGGCCGACGGGGGCGGACCCGGGCAAGGCGATCCGGCCGGCGCTGGCGCTGTTGGCGGCACAGGCGGTGGGCGGCGCGGTGCAGACCGCGCTGCCGGCCGCGGTGGCGGTGGAGTTGGTGCACAACTTCTCGTTGCTGCACGACGACGTGATGGACGGTGACACGACGCGGCGCCACCGTCCGACGGCCTGGCACGTGTTCGGCGTGAACCCGGCGATCCTGGCCGGTGACGCGTTGCTGACGTTGGCACTGGACGTGGTGGCGGGCAGTGGTCACCCGAAGGCGCGTGAGGCGATCCGGATGGTGTCGGCCTCGGTGCAGCGGCTGCTGGACGGTCAGTCCGCGGATCTGGCGTTCGAGGAACGCGGCGACGTGCGGCTGACGGAGTGCGTGCGGATGGCCGAGGGCAAGACGGCTGCGCTGCTGGGCGCGTCGTGCGCGTTGGGCGCGTTGTTCGGCGGCGGGCGGCCGGACCAGGTGGAGCACCTGCGGTCGTTCGGCGAGCAGGTCGGGTTGGCGTTCCAGTTCGTGGACGACCTGCTCGGTATCTGGGGTGACCCGGAGGTGACCGGCAAGCCGGTGTACTCGGACCTGGAGAACCGCAAGAAGTCACTGCCCGTGGTGGCCGCCCTGACCTCCGACACCCCCGCGGCGCGTGAGCTGGATTCGCTCTACCGCAGCGAACAGCTCACCGTGGCCGACTTGGCGCGCGCGGCCGAGCTGATCGACCTGTCCGGCGCGCGCGAGTGGAGCCAGGGCCGCGCGGACGACCTGTTGGCGAGTGCCCGGGAGCATCTGCGTGCCGCGGAACCGACCGAACGCGCGGCCCGCGAACTGGACGCCGTCGCCCGCCTGGCCACCGCCCGGGACCACTGA
- a CDS encoding family 2B encapsulin nanocompartment shell protein, translating to MTVTDPGLAPEEAEQQRQSLSTASARNLASTTKSTPQMQGISPRWLLRKLPWVTTQAGTYRVNRRLTYALGDGRVSFTSTGAEIRVIPQELRELPLLRDFPDDEVLAALASRFRQREFQPGDLLVESGRPAEEIYLIAHGKVNKIGQGEYGDQTVLDTMADGERFGDEVLTGGDTTWEFTVKAVTPVTVLVLPWRSVQELNGHAEALREHIASVLGDAGKPQNKHGEAEIEIASGHDGEPDLPTTFVDYELSPREYELEVAQTVLRVHTRVSDLYNKPMNQTEQQLRLTIEALRERQEHEMLNNRRIGLLHNADLKQRIHTRTGPPTPDDLDELVSRRRKTAFMLAHPRTIAAFGREASKRGVYPGTADVEGTQVTTWRGIPLLPSDKIPITPQGTSSILAMRIGEQDNGVIALHQPGIPDEVQPSLNVRFMGINEKAIISYLVSAYYSVAVLVPDALGILENVEIGRS from the coding sequence GTGACCGTGACAGACCCCGGCCTCGCTCCCGAAGAGGCCGAGCAGCAGCGCCAGAGCCTGAGCACCGCGAGCGCGCGGAACCTGGCCAGCACCACCAAGTCCACCCCGCAGATGCAGGGCATCTCGCCCCGGTGGCTGTTGCGCAAGTTGCCCTGGGTCACCACCCAGGCAGGCACCTACCGGGTCAACCGCCGACTCACCTACGCGCTCGGCGACGGGCGGGTGAGCTTCACCAGCACCGGCGCCGAGATCCGGGTGATCCCGCAGGAGCTGCGCGAGCTGCCCCTGCTGCGCGACTTCCCGGACGACGAGGTGCTGGCCGCGTTGGCGAGCCGGTTCCGGCAGCGCGAGTTCCAGCCCGGCGACCTCCTGGTCGAGTCGGGTCGTCCGGCCGAAGAGATCTACCTCATCGCGCACGGCAAGGTGAACAAGATCGGCCAGGGCGAGTACGGCGACCAGACCGTGCTGGACACCATGGCCGACGGCGAGCGCTTCGGCGACGAGGTGCTGACGGGCGGTGACACCACGTGGGAGTTCACCGTCAAGGCGGTCACCCCGGTGACGGTCCTGGTGCTGCCGTGGCGGTCGGTGCAGGAGCTGAACGGCCACGCCGAGGCGCTGCGCGAGCACATCGCGTCGGTGCTGGGCGACGCGGGCAAGCCGCAGAACAAGCACGGTGAGGCGGAGATCGAGATCGCCTCCGGCCACGACGGCGAGCCGGACCTGCCGACGACGTTCGTGGACTACGAGCTGTCGCCGCGCGAGTACGAGCTGGAGGTCGCGCAGACCGTGCTGCGGGTGCACACCCGCGTCTCCGATCTCTACAACAAGCCGATGAACCAGACCGAGCAGCAGTTGCGGCTGACCATCGAGGCCCTGCGCGAGCGCCAGGAGCACGAGATGCTCAACAACCGCCGGATCGGTCTGCTGCACAACGCCGACCTGAAGCAGCGCATCCACACCCGCACCGGTCCGCCGACCCCGGACGACCTGGACGAGCTGGTGTCGCGGCGGCGCAAGACGGCGTTCATGCTGGCCCACCCGCGCACGATCGCCGCGTTCGGCCGGGAGGCCAGCAAGCGCGGCGTGTACCCCGGCACGGCCGATGTGGAGGGCACGCAGGTCACCACGTGGCGGGGCATCCCGTTGCTGCCGTCGGACAAGATCCCGATCACGCCTCAGGGCACCAGCTCGATCCTGGCCATGCGGATCGGCGAGCAGGACAACGGCGTGATCGCCCTGCACCAGCCGGGCATCCCGGACGAGGTGCAGCCGAGCCTGAACGTGCGGTTCATGGGCATCAACGAGAAGGCGATCATCTCGTACCTGGTCAGCGCCTACTACTCGGTGGCCGTGCTGGTGCCGGACGCGCTCGGGATCCTGGAGAACGTGGAGATCGGCCGGTCCTGA
- a CDS encoding family 2B encapsulin nanocompartment shell protein, producing the protein MTVTDSDLDTERPRLSLGTAAARNLATTTKSVPQMQGITSRWLLKILPWVEAKGGAFRVNRRLSYEVGDGRVTFTNIGADVRVIPLELTELPLLRGFEEVEALTALADRFQQREFQPGDVLVEEGRPQDTVYLIAHGKVNKIGKGEYGDHTVIGTLADGDHFGGQVLAGPQGEWDFTIKAVTPVIALILPWEVFERLNGEAGGLREHIQHAFASGNGRSNAYGEAEIDIASGHEGEPDLPGTFVDYEAAPRELELSVAQTVLRVHSRVADLYNQPMDQVEQQLRLTIEALRERQEHEMVNNREFGLLNSADLKQRIHTRSGPPTPDDMDDLLATVWKEPTAFLANPRVIAAFARECTKRGIYPSTIDFNGHHVPAWRGVPVLPCNKIAVSKTRTSSIMLLRAGEQNQGVIGLHQTGLPDEYQPGLSVRFMGISEKAIISYLVSAYYSTAILVPDAVGVLEHVEIGRED; encoded by the coding sequence GTGACTGTGACCGATTCGGACTTGGACACCGAGCGACCTCGGCTCAGCCTCGGCACGGCGGCGGCGCGCAATTTGGCGACGACGACCAAGTCCGTGCCCCAGATGCAGGGCATCACCTCCCGGTGGCTGCTCAAGATCCTGCCGTGGGTGGAGGCCAAGGGCGGTGCCTTCCGGGTCAACCGCAGGCTCAGCTACGAGGTCGGCGACGGCCGGGTGACGTTCACCAACATCGGCGCGGACGTGCGGGTCATCCCGCTGGAGCTGACCGAACTCCCGCTGCTGCGCGGTTTCGAGGAAGTCGAGGCGCTGACCGCGCTCGCCGACCGCTTCCAGCAGCGCGAGTTCCAGCCGGGCGACGTGCTGGTCGAGGAAGGCCGCCCGCAGGACACGGTCTACCTGATCGCGCACGGCAAGGTGAACAAGATCGGCAAGGGCGAGTACGGCGACCACACCGTGATCGGCACCCTCGCCGACGGCGACCACTTCGGCGGCCAGGTGCTCGCCGGCCCCCAGGGCGAGTGGGACTTCACCATCAAGGCCGTGACGCCGGTGATCGCCCTGATCCTGCCGTGGGAGGTGTTCGAGCGGCTCAACGGCGAGGCCGGCGGGCTGCGGGAGCACATCCAGCACGCGTTCGCCAGCGGGAACGGGCGGTCGAACGCCTACGGCGAGGCCGAGATCGACATCGCGTCCGGCCACGAGGGCGAACCGGACCTGCCCGGCACGTTCGTCGACTACGAGGCCGCGCCGCGCGAACTGGAGCTGAGCGTCGCGCAGACCGTGCTGCGGGTGCACAGCCGCGTCGCGGACCTCTACAACCAGCCGATGGACCAGGTCGAGCAGCAGTTGCGGCTGACCATCGAGGCCCTGCGCGAACGCCAGGAGCACGAGATGGTCAACAACCGCGAGTTCGGCCTGCTGAACAGCGCGGACCTCAAGCAGCGCATCCACACCCGCAGCGGCCCGCCCACCCCGGACGACATGGACGACCTGCTGGCCACCGTCTGGAAGGAGCCGACGGCATTCCTCGCCAACCCGCGGGTCATCGCGGCGTTCGCCCGTGAGTGCACCAAGCGCGGGATCTACCCGTCCACCATCGACTTCAACGGGCACCACGTGCCAGCGTGGCGCGGCGTGCCCGTGCTGCCGTGCAACAAGATCGCGGTGAGCAAGACCCGCACCAGCTCGATCATGCTGCTGCGGGCGGGCGAGCAGAACCAGGGCGTCATCGGCCTGCACCAGACGGGCCTGCCGGACGAGTACCAGCCCGGGCTGTCGGTGCGGTTCATGGGCATCAGCGAGAAGGCGATCATCTCGTACCTCGTCAGCGCCTACTACTCGACCGCGATCCTCGTGCCGGACGCGGTCGGCGTGCTGGAACACGTCGAAATCGGCCGCGAAGACTGA
- the bdeA gene encoding bis(hydroxyethyl) terephthalate hydrolase, with amino-acid sequence MQLRKLIPALIPALALSLVGVTPPASAEVEYRRGPAPTNSSIEATRGPFATASTTVSSWSVSGFGGGTIYYPTSTSEGTFGAIAVSPGYTASQSSMAWLGPRIASQGFVVFTIDTNSRYDQPDSRATQLLAALDYLTQSSSVRSRIDATRLGVMGHSMGGGGTLRAAERRPALQAAIPLTAWHTDKSWGSVRVPTLVVGAENDSVASVSSHSEPFYTSLPSTLDKAYLELNGADHFAPNSSNTTIAKYSIAWLKRFIDNDTRYEQFLCPAPGRSTLIEEYRDTCPHSV; translated from the coding sequence GTGCAACTCCGCAAACTGATCCCCGCGCTGATCCCCGCGCTGGCCCTGTCCCTGGTCGGCGTGACGCCGCCGGCGTCCGCCGAGGTCGAGTACCGACGCGGTCCGGCGCCGACCAACTCCAGCATCGAGGCGACCCGCGGCCCGTTCGCCACGGCGTCCACCACGGTGTCCTCCTGGTCCGTTTCCGGCTTCGGCGGCGGCACGATCTACTACCCGACCAGCACGTCCGAGGGCACCTTCGGCGCCATCGCCGTGTCCCCGGGCTACACCGCGAGCCAGTCCAGCATGGCCTGGCTCGGCCCGCGCATCGCGTCACAGGGCTTCGTGGTGTTCACCATCGACACCAACAGCCGCTACGACCAGCCCGACAGCCGGGCGACCCAGCTGCTGGCCGCCCTGGACTACCTGACCCAGAGCAGCTCGGTGCGCAGCCGGATCGACGCGACCCGGCTCGGCGTCATGGGGCACTCGATGGGAGGCGGCGGCACCCTGCGCGCCGCCGAACGCCGCCCCGCCCTCCAGGCGGCCATCCCGCTGACCGCGTGGCACACCGACAAGAGCTGGGGCAGCGTCCGCGTGCCGACCCTCGTGGTCGGCGCCGAGAACGACTCGGTCGCGTCCGTGTCGTCGCACTCCGAGCCGTTCTACACCTCGCTGCCGTCCACTTTGGACAAGGCGTACCTGGAGCTGAACGGCGCGGACCACTTCGCACCCAACTCGTCGAACACGACGATCGCGAAGTACAGCATCGCGTGGCTCAAGCGGTTCATCGACAACGACACCCGCTACGAGCAGTTCCTGTGCCCCGCACCGGGTCGCAGCACGCTGATCGAGGAGTACCGGGACACCTGCCCGCACTCCGTCTGA
- a CDS encoding helix-turn-helix domain-containing protein — translation MLRGRDRQRVAVDALLARARAGHGGALVLRGAAGSGKTAMLAAARAAATTTDREVLLCVDDAHLLEDTDWLVELAANVADEPVALLIATEAEPHGLPWVRLDPLDHADSLRVLRELRPGLAPGLADDVADLARGNPLALTELARALTSDQLGGTAPGPDALPEDSSLRARFGARFGALSPQARFATALCVVDDEVDADALARMPDLDLAAIEEANALLDGGPLVRSALRTEIPLALRYAAHAALAEALPPGPRRTWHEAARAPGARDAFADRLVDSANRARRCGDYPAAARDHDRAAALTADPDARARHLIAAATDHWASGAPRRARVALRTAARLTDSDELRARAEVLRGGLDLGNGLPDVAVRRLLHAAGELVGTHRTLAITALGFAGEAASIAGDHVRYAETAAFAASLRRPDEPDETRITLDHLAGMAATFAGRHHEALPVLRSVVELAERVPHPQAKIWGGQAAYTLGDATRAHELATSAVTAAHEHGLTALVPWALVYRALSAMLLDQHSVASAAAFEGVHAATAIGQHNAVVDHLTILALLAALRGDTDTAVHRIEAAAEQIAERGLGRSGAFGAWAFACVDLALDRPADALDRLRLMAAGSGGVHTGIKVMAAPHVVEAAVGCGQLSTADRALRRYEKWVGTTGSAARLALSHRCHGLLTEGVRSDEHFREAIRLHRVSGTAMELAKTELFYGHRLRRDRKPRAARDLLRDAVKIFQRYEADRWVARARAELRAAGEAVGPSQADRTADRAANRAAGRADVDPTAGLTPQQAQIARLVAEGATNREVAARLFLSHRTVEHHLRNIFARLEVRSRVELTRMLD, via the coding sequence ATGCTGCGCGGACGTGACCGGCAGCGCGTCGCCGTAGACGCGTTGCTAGCCCGCGCCCGTGCCGGTCACGGCGGGGCGCTGGTGCTGCGTGGCGCGGCCGGGTCGGGCAAGACCGCGATGCTCGCCGCCGCGCGGGCGGCCGCCACGACCACGGACCGCGAGGTGCTGCTGTGCGTGGACGACGCCCACCTCCTGGAGGACACCGACTGGCTGGTGGAACTCGCCGCGAACGTCGCCGACGAGCCGGTGGCCCTGCTGATCGCCACCGAGGCCGAACCGCACGGCCTGCCGTGGGTGCGGCTGGACCCGCTCGACCACGCCGACAGCCTCCGCGTGCTGCGCGAACTCCGTCCGGGCCTGGCCCCCGGTCTCGCCGACGACGTCGCCGACCTGGCCCGCGGCAACCCGCTCGCGCTCACCGAACTGGCCCGCGCGCTCACGTCCGACCAGCTCGGCGGCACCGCGCCCGGACCCGACGCGCTGCCCGAGGACAGCTCGCTGCGCGCTCGCTTCGGCGCCCGGTTCGGCGCGCTGTCACCGCAGGCCAGGTTCGCGACCGCGCTGTGCGTCGTGGACGACGAGGTGGACGCGGACGCGCTGGCCCGGATGCCGGACCTCGACCTGGCCGCGATCGAGGAGGCGAACGCGCTGCTCGACGGCGGGCCGCTGGTCCGGTCCGCGCTGCGCACCGAGATCCCGCTGGCCCTCCGCTACGCCGCGCACGCCGCGTTGGCCGAGGCGTTGCCGCCCGGTCCCCGTCGCACGTGGCACGAGGCCGCCAGGGCGCCCGGCGCGCGCGACGCGTTCGCCGACCGGCTGGTCGACTCGGCGAACCGGGCCCGGCGCTGCGGCGACTACCCGGCCGCGGCCCGCGACCACGACCGCGCCGCCGCGTTGACCGCCGACCCGGACGCCAGGGCCCGCCACCTGATCGCCGCCGCCACCGACCACTGGGCGTCCGGCGCACCTCGTCGGGCCCGCGTCGCCCTGCGCACGGCCGCCCGGCTGACCGACAGCGACGAACTGCGGGCACGCGCCGAAGTGCTGCGCGGCGGGCTCGACCTGGGCAACGGCCTGCCGGACGTCGCGGTGCGCCGGCTGCTGCACGCGGCGGGCGAACTCGTCGGCACGCACCGCACGCTGGCCATCACCGCGCTCGGCTTCGCCGGGGAGGCGGCCAGCATCGCGGGCGACCACGTCCGGTACGCGGAGACCGCCGCGTTCGCCGCGAGCCTGCGCCGCCCCGACGAGCCGGACGAAACCCGGATCACGCTGGACCACCTCGCCGGCATGGCGGCCACGTTCGCCGGGCGGCATCACGAGGCCCTGCCCGTGCTGCGGTCCGTGGTGGAGCTGGCCGAACGCGTGCCGCACCCGCAGGCGAAGATCTGGGGCGGCCAGGCCGCCTACACCCTGGGTGACGCGACCAGGGCGCACGAGCTGGCGACGAGCGCGGTGACGGCGGCGCACGAGCACGGGCTGACCGCGTTGGTGCCGTGGGCGCTGGTGTACCGGGCGTTGTCCGCGATGCTGCTCGACCAGCACTCGGTGGCGTCGGCCGCGGCGTTCGAGGGGGTGCACGCGGCCACCGCGATCGGCCAGCACAACGCCGTGGTCGACCACCTCACGATCCTGGCGCTGCTCGCCGCGCTGCGCGGTGACACCGACACGGCGGTGCACCGCATCGAAGCCGCCGCCGAGCAGATCGCGGAACGCGGGCTCGGCCGTTCCGGCGCGTTCGGCGCGTGGGCGTTCGCCTGCGTGGACCTCGCGCTGGACCGGCCGGCCGACGCGCTGGACCGGCTCCGGCTGATGGCCGCCGGGTCGGGCGGCGTGCACACCGGCATCAAGGTGATGGCCGCACCGCACGTCGTGGAGGCCGCCGTCGGCTGCGGGCAGCTGTCTACTGCGGACCGGGCGTTGCGGCGGTACGAGAAGTGGGTGGGCACCACCGGCAGCGCGGCACGTCTCGCGTTGTCGCACCGCTGCCACGGCCTGCTCACCGAAGGCGTCCGCTCGGACGAGCACTTCCGCGAGGCGATCCGGCTGCACCGGGTCAGCGGCACCGCCATGGAACTGGCCAAGACCGAGCTGTTCTACGGCCACCGGCTGCGGCGCGACCGCAAACCGCGTGCCGCGCGGGACCTCCTGCGTGACGCGGTGAAGATCTTCCAGCGCTACGAGGCCGACCGGTGGGTCGCGCGGGCACGGGCCGAGCTGCGCGCGGCGGGTGAAGCCGTCGGACCGTCCCAGGCGGACCGGACCGCCGACCGTGCCGCGAACCGCGCCGCCGGCCGCGCCGACGTCGACCCGACCGCCGGACTGACCCCGCAGCAGGCGCAGATCGCCCGCCTGGTCGCCGAGGGCGCGACCAACCGCGAGGTCGCCGCGCGGCTGTTCCTGAGCCACCGCACCGTCGAGCACCACCTGCGCAACATCTTCGCCAGGCTCGAAGTGCGGTCCCGGGTCGAGCTCACCAGGATGCTCGACTGA
- a CDS encoding acyl-CoA thioesterase produces MRKDYRHWQRIPTRWHDNDVYGHVNNVVHYAFMDTVINTWLITEGGLDIHRGPAIGLCVESHCNYRSSVAFPEAVDAGLRIGHLGRSSVRYEIGFYPEGRDDVVAEGHFVHVFTDRSTRKPVAIPADLRAAMEGLVVA; encoded by the coding sequence ATGCGTAAGGACTACCGGCACTGGCAGCGGATTCCGACCAGGTGGCACGACAACGACGTGTACGGGCACGTGAACAACGTCGTGCACTACGCCTTCATGGACACCGTGATCAACACATGGCTGATCACGGAGGGCGGGTTGGACATCCACCGCGGTCCGGCGATCGGGCTGTGCGTGGAGTCCCACTGCAACTACCGCTCGTCCGTCGCGTTCCCGGAGGCCGTCGACGCGGGCCTGCGGATCGGGCACCTCGGCCGCTCCAGCGTCCGCTACGAGATCGGCTTCTACCCCGAAGGGCGGGACGACGTGGTCGCGGAAGGGCACTTCGTGCACGTGTTCACCGACCGTTCGACCCGCAAGCCGGTAGCCATCCCGGCCGACCTGCGTGCCGCGATGGAAGGGCTGGTGGTGGCGTGA